The proteins below come from a single Zea mays cultivar B73 chromosome 8, Zm-B73-REFERENCE-NAM-5.0, whole genome shotgun sequence genomic window:
- the LOC100217106 gene encoding uncharacterized protein LOC100217106 yields MELKSKETHQSLLIHHFINPVAPHLPSAKEAMAEMDAATNASDPVMLDASSSLDPYSFALLLPPAEVVDAPNHDEASSLPPAHDFRVEQAKGEKVPVDTLTKCSTIDLNRGIYSVANTATIRAAMGAVVDVRDSVRFPSLLAAGNFPPPFLTLSPPHDEADPDFGSCQDKELLDHLEGVLATESVVVKRGQHIVPLKGKCVFVRADFNAPLDACSGSVVGSPSPSMQVKRAQRNRPPNSCRVHCASPLCSAAHASTPPSDFCAAARCPLENIEMSSCDAPHACPPLYYGYGDGSPMAHLRRGRVGWGASARAPMAMVVDNFSFACTRTTMGEPVEVAGFDHSQFSLPVQLSYLTPSHHHAHQVFDDRPQPRHLLRPQPGPPPSATIKAAATSTIEDEVLVDTTTKCSMRVLNRGVYLRRGLQEQLSARHLHLQLRRRRHHRHLRRILQRRVGARAVHGPVTGRDVAGPGCDSAVCRHHRVSPHEVPRPEQAEEAHLLDEAGRIGPRCCQVRQGVRQSQGCQAHVPGDQDVEAPQPHEHHWHQGRDPSAGQTGKVVLMKQLADCKPVQITATLGDLLNRKVSEGVRVLMLVWVDRTSVGLLQKDSMMDTHAKCSNTWSYPVSDAHRMESAAMPMLNLLTWSYAQSAHIAFITIDCAAMQRVTEGNLVFTEHTEQDDKFRELARRVTEVLEFRSAAGLIFCHPIMTTTEFWMSHECLLVPYEQALTHEEFFPSIYYDCSAYFLWVGKCTRQLDGGRSGSEIGALDAGVGIVGTGLGLIRLGIGAVAGLITSGLGTVSSGQGNFSIYV; encoded by the coding sequence ATGGAGTTGAAGTCGAAGGAGACTCACCAGTCTCTGCTCATCCATCACTTCATCAACCCCGTGGCTCCTCATCTTCCCTCTGCCAAGGAGGCCATGGCCGAGATGGACGCGGCCACGAACGCGAGTGACCCCGTGATGCTCGACGCGTCCTCGTCGCTCGACCCGTACTCCTTCGCGCTGCTGCTGCCGCCAGCTGAGGTGGTGGACGCACCGAATCACGACGAGGCAAGTTCTCTACCTCCTGCCCACGACTTCCGCGTCGAGCAAGCCAAAGGGGAGAAGGTACCCGTCGACACGCTCACCAAGTGTTCGACGATAGACCTCAACCGCGGCATTTACTCCGTCGCCAACACGGCCACTATCAGAGCCGCGATGGGCGCGGTCGTGGACGTGAGGGACTCCGTGAGGTTCCCTTCCCTTCTCGCCGCGGGGAATTTCCCGCCGCCCTTCCTCACGCTGTCGCCACCACACGACGAGGCAGATCCGGACTTCGGTTCCTGCCAGGACAAGGAGCTGCTCGACCATCTCGAAGGCGTGCTGGCCACCGAATCTGTGGTGGTGAAGAGAGGCCAGCACATCGTGCCGCTCAAGGGGAAGTGCGTCTTCGTGCGCGCCGACTTCAACGCACCGCTCGACGCGTGCAGCGGAAGCGTGGTGGGCTCGCCCTCACCGAGCATGCAGGTGAAGAGGGCGCAGAGGAATCGACCGCCGAACTCCTGCCGCGTGCACTGCGCGTCGCCGCTCTGCTCGGCAGCACATGCCTCGACGCCACCGTCGGACTTCTGTGCCGCGGCGCGGTGCCCGTTGGAGAACATCGAGATGAGCTCCTGTGACGCGCCCCACGCGTGCCCGCCGTTGTACTACGGGTACGGGGACGGGAGCCCCATGGCGCACCTGAGGCGCGGTCGCGTCGGGTGGGGCGCTAGCGCACGCGCGCCCATGGCCATGGTCGTCGACAACTTCTCCTTCGCGTGCACGCGCACGACCATGGGCGAGCCTGTCGAGGTGGCAGGGTTCGACCACAGCCAGTTCTCGCTGCCGGTCCAGCTCTCCTACCTCACGCCATCTCACCATCACGCCCACCAAGTGTTCGACGATAGACCTCAACCGCGGCATCTACTCCGTCCTCAGCCTGGACCTCCACCGTCAGCTACTATCAAGGCAGCAGCTACCTCAACCATAGAGGATGAGGTACTCGTCGACACAACCACCAAGTGTTCGATGAGAGTACTCAACCGCGGCGTCTATCTTCGACGAGggcttcaagaacaactgtcggCCCGTCACCTTCACCTACAACTCCGTCGACGGCGACATCACCGTCACCTACGACGGATACTCCAGCGACGTGTTGGTGCACGAGCGGTTCATGGTCCGGTTACTGGACGCGATGTCGCTGGACCAGGATGTGACTCTGCTGTGTGCAGGCATCACCGTGTCTCACCCCATGAAGTACCACGGCCTGAACAAGCCGAGGAAGCACATCTGCTTGATGAGGCTGGGAGGATTGGGCCACGTTGCTGTCAAGTTCGCCAAGGCGTTCGCCAATCACAGGGATGCCAAGCGCACGTTCCGGGAGATCAAGATGTTGAGGCACCTCAACCACATGAGCATCATTGGCATCAGGGACGTGATCCCAGCGCCGGTCAAACCGGGAAAGTTGTTCTGATGAAGCAGCTGGCTGACTGCAAACCAGTGCAGATCACTGCTACTCTTGGGGATTTGCTCAATAGAAAGGTCAGCGAAGGTGTCCGGGTCCTTATGCTAGTGTGGGTTGATCGGACTTCAGTCGGTTTGCTGCAGAAGGATAGCATGATGGATACCCATGCAAAGTGCAGCAACACATGGAGTTACCCTGTGTCGGATGCCCACCGCATGGAAAGTGCAGCAATGCCAATGCTGAATCTGCTCACATGGAGTTACGCTCAATCTGCTCACATAGCATTCATAACCATAGATTGTGCTGCAATGCAGAGAGTAACAGAAGGGAACCTTGTTTTCACAGAGCACACTGAGCAAGATGACAAGTTCAGAGAGTTGGCTCGCCGAGTTACTGAAGTCCTGGAATTCAGGTCGGCTGCTGGACTCATTTTTTGTCACCCTATAATGACAACAACAGAATTCTGGATGTCACACGAGTGTCTTCTTGTGCCTTATGAGCAAGCACTCACCCATGAGGAATTTTTCCCTAGCATCTATTATGACTGCTCTGCCTATTTCCTATGGGTTGGAAAGTGCACTCGCCAGCTTGATGGAGGGAGGTCAGGGTCGGAAATCGGTGCTTTAGATGCTGGTGTTGGAATTGTCGGCACTGGCCTCGGTCTCATTCGTTTAGGAATTGGTGCTGTCGCTGGTCTTATTACCTCTGGTTTGGGTACTGTCAGTAGTGGACAAGGCAATTTCTCAATCTATGTGTGA